CGCGACGAGTCGGCGCTGCACGGCGTCCAGCTCTCGCTGCACGGGCGGGCGATGCTCGACACCGACGAGGTGATCCTCGCCGACATCCGCGACACCGAGGCGCTGCAGCGGATCTTCAGCGAGCGCCAACCCGAGGTGGTCTTCCACGCCGCCGCGCTCAAGCACCTACCGATGCTGGAGCAGTACCCCTCCGAGGCGCTCAAGACCAACGTCCACGGCACCCTCAACGTGCTCGAGGCCGCTGCCGCCGTCGGCGTGACGCACTTCGTCAACATCTCCACCGACAAGGCCGCCGATCCCTCCAGTGTGCTCGGGCTGTCGAAGCGGGTCGCCGAGCGGCTGACCGCCGACGTCGCTCGGCGTACTCCCGAAGGCACTTATCTCAGCGTCCGCTTCGGCAACGTGCTCGGTAGCCGGGGGTCGGTCCTGACAGCGTTCGCGGCGCAGATCGCCGCAGGGGGGCCGGTCACCGTCACCCACCCCGACGTCACGCGCTACTTCATGACTGTCGAGGAGGCCGTGGAGCTGGTCATCCAGGCGGCGGCGATCGGCTCCGACGGCGAGGCCCTCATCCTCGACATGGGACAGCCCGTGCGGATCGTCGAGGTTGCCGAGCAGCTCATTGCGCAGTCGGGGGAGGACATCGAGATCGTGTTCACCGGTCTGCGCGAGGGGGAGAAGATGCACGAGGTGCTGCTCGGGGGTGGCGAGGACGACGAGCGCCCCAAGCACCCGCTGGTCTCTCACGTCGACGTCGAGCCGCTCGAGGTCGTCCAGATCCGCAATACGGGATCGGCTGGTCCGCCCGCTGCGCGTCGGTTGATGCAGGGATGGGCGGGCGTCGGAGGGACCGCGTCGCGCACGACGGTGGAAGCCTGAGCGGCACTTTTGAGGGACGGGGTCATCCGTCCGTCGTCGAGCGGTTAGTCACTTCGGGCTATGCAGTCCGAGCCGAGTCGGTCGAATAGCGGCCTCCCGCGCGGCTGGTGGAACGTCGGCGCTGCGCAGCGGGTAGACATCTCCCACCGGGGAGGAGAACCGCATGGACTGGCAACCGTTGCCGCCCGAGGTGGCGGAGTGGATGGGCATGGATCACGCCGGGGTCCCCGACGTCGCTGTCTGGTCCGAGGACGCCTCCCCACAGGACGAAGCTGCTGCGCCTGCCGTCCGACGCCGGGGCGTGCTGGGACTCGTCCGTCGGCCGCGCCGTCGCTCTGGCAGCGCAGCCTGAGCGCGCCGTACGCTCGAAGTCATGAGTGGACACGTCGTCACCGTCGTCGAGGGTGACATCACCACCCAGCAGGTCGATGCGATCGTCAATGCCGCCAACCGCGGGATGCGCGGGGGCGGTGGGGTGGACGGCGCGATCCACCGGGCCGGAGGGCCGGCTGTGCTCGAGGACTGCATCCGGCGCTTCCCCAACGGTCTGGCCACCGGTGCTGCCGGTTGGACGACGGCCGGGGACATGCCGGCGAGTTGGGTCGTGCATGTCGTGGGGCCGAACTACGCGGCTGGTGAGCGGGATCGCTCGCTGCTGACGTCCTGCTACCGCGAGGCGGTGCGGATCGGGCGCGAGCTGGGGGCGCGGACGATGGCGTTCCCGCTCGTCTCGGCCGGGGTCTACGGCTGGCCGAAGGACGACGCCGTCGCTGCCGCGCTCGAGGTGCTGACCGTCGCGGAGGGGTTCGACGAGCTGCGGATCGTGGCGTTCGGCAGCGAGATGGCGGGGCGGATCCGGGCGCAGCTGGGCTGAGGCCGCGCCTCACCCGTCGTACGCCACCTCGACCTCCCACGACGCGACGTCCTGACGCGCGGCTGCCCGGAGCGCCTCGGCGACCCGGTCGGGGCTGAACGGTCCCTCGGCGCTGAGCGCGCCGCGGACCGTCACGGTCGTGGCGCGGATGCCGTGGGGCTCGAGGGTCGTGTCGAGGCTGCGGACGAGGTTGCGCAACCCGGCCTTCTGTACGCCGAGCGAGGCGGCGCGGTTCCACGGCTTGTCGGCCGCCATGCTGCCGGTCGCGGTCACGCGGGCGCCCTCGGGCATGAACGGCCGCGCTGCCTGCACGGCGGTGAGCAGGCCGCCGACGCCGAGCGCGACGTCCTCGAGCAGCTCGGCGACGCTCAGCTCCAGCGGATCCTTCTCGCGGAAGGCACTGGGGTTGAAGTGCAGGACGTCGATGCGGCCGAACGCCGAGGCGAGCAGGCCGATCGCGTTCCGCGCGGCCTCGGTGTCGGTGATGTCGACCGTGGCTGCCTCGACGCGTACGCCGGACTCGCCCAGCTGAGCGGTCAGCTCGGCCAGCACCTCGGTGTCGACACCGACCAGGCCCACGTCGTACCCCTCCTCGGCATACAACCGGGCCAGCGAACCGCTGACGCCGGGACCGGCACCGATCACGAGGAGCACGGGGGTGGTCATGATCGGACCCTAGTCCGGTCGTGCGCCGGCCTCACTCCGGACCGATGTGGAGGCGCGCACCTTGGGGGCTGAACAGCGCCAGGATCTCCACCGGCTGGTCGTCGTCACTGCGTACGCCGTGGGGGACATGGCAGTCGAACTCCGCGGCCTCACCCGGCCCCAGCACGGTGACGCTCTCGCCGACCTGCAGCCGCGCGGAGCCCTCGAGGACGTAGAGCCACTCGGTGCCCTCGTGGGTGCGCAGGCGCTGCTCGCCGGCGACGCCGTGAGCTGGGAGCAGCAGCTTGTAGGCCTGCACGTCACTGCCGCGGCGCGACAGCGGGATGTAGACCATGTCGGCGCGCTGCACCGGGCGCGGGTGGATGCGCGGGTCGCCGGAGGCGGGCGCATCGACGAGGTGGTCGAGCGGGACGCGGTAGGCCTGCGCGAGCGGCAGCAGCAGCTCCAGCGTCGGCTTGCGCGTACCGGACTCCAGGCGCGACAGGGTGCTGACGCTGATCTGCGTCTGCTCGGCGACCTGGGCCAGCGTGAGCCCGCGGCGTTGTCGCAGGTGGCGCAGGCGCGGGGCGACCTGGTCGAGTGCCTGCTGCCAGTCGTGCTGCACGCCGTACGCCTCCCTTTTGCCGGTCCAGCAACTTCCGTTGCAGCGTAGCTGCGGCCTCGCCGAGACTGCGGCGACGTCGACGAAGGGGTGGCTCATGAGCGCATACGACCTGGTGGTCCGGGGCGGCACGGTGGTGGACGGCACCGGGGAGGCGCGGCGTACGGCTGACGTCGCGATCAAGGACGGCATCGTGGTCGAGGTCGGCCAGGTGTCGGGCAGGGGCCGGCGCGAGATCGACGCCGACGGGGCGCTGGTGACGCCGGGGTTCGTCGACGTCCACACCCACTACGACGGCCAGGCGACCTGGGACTCCTACCTCCAGCCGTCGTCGTGGCACGGCGCCACGACCGTCGTGATGGGCAACTGCGGGGTCGGGTTCGCGCCCGTCGTGCCGGCCGACCGCGAGCGGCTGGTCGAGCTGATGGAGGGTGTCGAGGACATCCCCGGCGTCGCGCTCACCGAAGGCTTGCCGTGGACGTGGCAGTCGTTCCCGGAGTACCTCGACGCGCTCGAGACCCGTCCCCACGACCTCGACTTCGCCGCCCAGGTGCCGCACGCCGCGCTGCGCGTGCGGGCGATGGGGGAGCGGGCGGCCGCGCACACGCTGGCCGACGACGAGGAGATTGCGATGATGGCCAAGCTGGCCGCCGAGGCGGTCGAGGCCGGCGCGGTCGGGTTCAGCACCTCGCGCACGCTCAATCACAAGTCCATCTCCGGCGAGCTCACTCCGTCGTACGCCGCCGGGCGCGACGAGCTCGTCGAGATCTCCCGCGCCATCGGGGCGACCGGCAAGGGCGTGCTGCAGCTGGTGACCGACTTCGACGACGAGAGCTACGGCACCGACTACGACCTGATCCGCGCGATGGTGGAGGCGTCGGGGCGGCCGATGTCGTTCTCGCTGTCGCAGTCGCGTCGGCGACCTGACCGGTTCCGCGAGACGTTGCGGTTCCTCGAAGAGGTCAACGCCGAGGGCCACCGCGTGCGCGCGCAGGTCTCCGCACGCGGCATCGGACTGCTCATGGGCCTGGACTGCACGCTGAACCCGCTGAGCGCGAACCCGGCGTACGAGCGCATCGCCCACCTCCCCGTCGCCGAGCAGGTGCGTGCGCTGCAGGACCCGGAGATGCGCCGCGAGGTGCTCGCGCTCGGGGTCAAGGCCGATCCCAACCGGATCGGCGGCAGCGTCCTCGACCGGTTTGACCAGATGTTCGAGCTCACCGACCCGCCGAACTACGAGCCCGACCCGGCCGACACCCTCGAGGCGCGGGCGCAGCGCGCCGGGGTCCCGGTGGAGGAGCTCGTCTACGACCTGCTCATCGCCGACGAGGGACGCGGCATGTTCTACCTGCCGTTCACCAACTACGTCGACGGCTCGCTCGACGGCGGGCGGGACATGCTCGCGCACGACTTCACGATCCCGGGGCTGTCCGACGGCGGTGCGCACGTCGGCACCATCTGCGACGCGAGCTTCTCGACGACCCTGTTGCAGCACTGGGTGCGTGACCGGGAGCGGGGCCGGCTGCCGCTGGAGTTCGTCGTGCAGCGCCAGGCCCGCGCCACGGCCGAGGCGGTCGGGTTCCTCGACCGCGGCCTGCTCGCGCCGGGCTACAAGGCCGACCTCAACGTCATCGACCTCGACGCCCTGCACCTGCACAAGCCCGAGGTGCACCACGACCTGCCCGCCGGTGGGCGGCGGCTGTTGCAACGCGCCGACGGCTACCGCCACACCGTCGTCAGCGGCGTCGAGACCTATGTCGACGGCCAGGCGACCGGTGAGCTGCCGGGCCGGCTGGTCCGCGGCCCGCAGGCGGCACCGCCCGCCTGAACCTCCCCGACACTCCCCTACCTCAGCGTGCTCGATCGGGGTGCCGGGCGACGCTCACGTAGGGGAGTGACGGGACGGGGGGGGTGAGGGGAGTGAAGTTATATCCTTCACTAAACACAAGTGAAGGATATAACTGAAGATCGGGAGAGTTCAGCTATCATCTTCCTATGTACGCCGTGATCGGGGACCTCGTGGCCTCCCGCTCGACCCCGCAGCGCGCGGCCGTCCACCGGCACGTGCGGGAGGTGCTCGAGGCGACCAATGAAGCGCTCGCGCCCGTGCAGCCACTCGAGCAGACCGTCGGCGACGAGCTCCAGGGTGGGTTCGCCTCGATCGGCGAGGCGACCCAGGCCACGCTCCTCGTCCGTCTGGGCTGCTTGCCCGTCATCGACGTCCGTTGCGGGGTCGGGGTGGGCGAGACGACCGTCTTCGACGACACGCGCCGGCCGTTGCTCCAGGACGGGCCGGCCTGGTGGGCAGCGCGTGCGGCACTCGACGTGCTGGCGCAGCCGCGGCGCTCGGGGCAGCGGACCTGGTACGTCGACCCGGACGAGCCGGGCGACGCGGGGCGCATCAACGCCTACCTGCTGTGTCGCGACCAGCTCGTCGACCGCCTGGGTGAGCGCGCGCAGCGCATGCTGCTCGCCGCCCTGCAGGGGCGGACCCAGCGCGAGATCGCCGAGGCCGAGGGGATCTCGCCCTCGGCGGTGTCGCAGCAGTTCGCCCGCGGGGTCTCCGCCGTACGCGAGGCCCAAGAGTTGCTGACCGAAGGCTGAGATCGGTCCGCGAATCAGCTGTGAGGTCCATCACGCGTCGCGGCCCGAATCGCGGAGGGGACGCCGATCTGGATCCGTGACTGAGACGTGGAACACCTGCACAGGCCAGCGAATCGCTGGTAGGCGTAGGCACCACGGTCCAGCTCTGGTGGACCTCGTCGCGGCGTTCGACCCCTCCGAGGGTGGCCCGCCCTGCCCTGGAACCGGACCGAGAAGGAACACACCCATGCTGATCGGAATCGTGACGGAGCGCCTGCCCGGTGAGACCCGGGTCGCGGCGACGCCGACCACCGTCGGGCAGTTGATCAAGCTCGGTCACGCGGTGGTGCTCGAGCGGGGCGCGGGTGTGGCGGCGTCGTTCGGTGACGGTGACTACGAGGCGGCGGGGGCGTCGGTCGGCGGGCTGGAGGAGGTTGCCCAGGCTGATGCCGTGGTCGCGATCAACCCCCTCGGCGCTGACGTCCTGGGCCTGTTGCGGCCGGGCACGACCGTGGTCTCGCTGATGTCGCCGCACACCCGCACCGACGAGATCGCCGACCTGGTCGAGCGCAAGCTCACCGGGCTCGCGATGGATGCCGTGCCGCGGATCAGCCGGGCGCAGTCGATGGACGTGCTGTCGTCGATGGCCAACGTCGCGGGCTACCGCGCGGTCGTCGAGGCGGCGCACGCGTTCGGTCGTTTCCTCGCCGGGCAGGTCACGGCGGCGGGCAAGGTGCCCCCGGCGAAGGTGCTCGTGGTCGGCGCCGGGGTGGCCGGTCTCGCGGCGATCGGCGCGGCGGGGTCGCTGGGGGCCGTCGTACGCGCCACCGATCCCCGGCCGGAGGTCGCCGACCAGGTCGCCTCACTCGGCGGGGAGTACCTCCCGGTGCGTCCCGAGGCCGAGACCTCGGCCACGGGCTACGCACGCGAGATGGACGAGGACTACAAGCAGCTCGAGGCCCAGCTGTACGCCGACCAGTGCCGTGACGTCGACATCGTCATCACCACCGCGCTGATCCCGGGCCGTCCGGCGCCGCGGATCATCACCGCCGAGATGGTCGCGAGCATGCGGCCCGGTTCGGTGGTCGTCGACATGGCCGCCGCGAGCGGTGGCAACGTCGAGGGCACGGTGCCGGGGGAGGCGGTGGTGACCGAGAACGGCGTGACGCTGATCGGCTACACCGACCTGCCGGCGCGACTGCCGGCGCAGTCGAGCCAGCTCTATGGCACCAACGTCGTCAACCTCTTCAAGCTCCTGACCCCGGCCAAGGACGGCGAGGTCGTCTTCGACCTCGATGACGTCGTGGTGCGGTCGATCACCGTGGCTCACGGTGGCGAACTGCTCTGGCCGCCTCCGCCGGTGGCGGTCTCGGCTCAGCCGACCCCGGCGGCTGCCGCCCCGGCTAAGAAGGTCGAGGAGCCGAAGCCGGCCTCGCCGCGGCGCCGGTTGGCGGCGCTGGGTGCGGCGGTCGCGGTCTTCGCGATCATCACGGCGCTGGCGCCCCCGGTGATGCAGGGCAACCTGACGGTGTTCTTCCTCGCGATCGTGGTGGGCTACTACGTCATCGGCAACGTGCACCACGCGCTGCACACGCCCCTGATGAGCGTCACCAACGCGATCTCCGGCATCGTCGTGGTGGGGGCGTTCTTGCAGGTCGGTGTGCTCGATGGGGGCACCGGCATCGCTGCGACTGTCCTGGCAACGACTGCGATCGTGCTGGCCAGCATCAACATCTTCGGCGGCTTCGGCATCACCCACCGGATGCTGTCGATGTTCATCCGCAGCTGAGCCCCGCCCTTCTTCACCGAACTCGCCCAGGAAGTGACCCCATGGATCTCGTGAGCGTTGCCCAAGCGGCCTACATCGTGGCCGGCGTGCTGTTCATCGGCGCCATCACCGGCCTGTCCAAGCACGAGTCGGCGCGGACAGGCAACGTGCTGGGCATGGCCGGCATGGGCGTGGCGCTCGTGGCCACGCTGGCGCTGGTCGTCGACCAGGGCGCCGGCGTGCGCTGGCTGGCGCTGATCGTCGGCGCCACCGCGCTCGGCGCGCTGATCGGCTTGTGGCGGGCCCGGACCATCGAGATGACCGGTATGCCGGGCCTCATCGCCCTGCTCAACTCGTTCGTCGGGCTCGGCTCGGTGCTGATCGCGTGGAACGGCTACCTCGGCGTCGAGGCCGACCCCGATGGTCCTCAGGCGCGGCTGCTGGAGGCCCAGGGGATGCTCACGATCCACGGCATCGAGGTGATGGCCGGGGTGTTCATCGGCGGCGTGACCTTCACCGGGTCGATCGTGGCGTACTTGAAGCTCTCGGGGCACATGAAGTCCTCGCCGCTGATGCTGCCGGGTCGGCACGCGTTCAACCTGCTCGCCCTGGCGGCAACGGTGGCGGCCGTGGTGTGGTTCGCCATCGATGCCCACATCGGGCTGCTGATCTTCGTCACCGTGCTCGCGCTGGTCCTCGGCTGGCACGCGGTCGCCTCGATCGGTGGCGGCGACATGCCGGTCGCGGTGGCGGTGCTCAACAGCTACTCCGGTCTGGCCGCGGCGGCGTCGGGGTTCCTGCTGCAGAACGACCTGCTGATCATCACCGGCGCGCTCGTGGGCTCCTCGGGTGCCTACCTGTCGTACCTGATGTGCAAGGCGATGAACCGCTCCTTGCTCGCCGTCATCGCCGGCGGCTTCGGGATCGAGACCGAGACCAGTGCTGAGGACGTCACCGGTGAGCACCGCGAGATCACCGTCGACGGTGCGCTGGAGCTGTTGGAGAACGCACGCAGCGTGATCATCACCCCCGGCTACGGCATGGCGGTTGCCCAGGCGCAGCACGGCGTGGCCAACCTGGTGGCGGCGCTTCGCGCCCGGGGCGTCGAGGTGCGCTTCGGCATCCACCCGGTGGCCGGTCGGCTCCCGGGGCACATGAACGTGCTGCTGGCCGAGGCCCGGATTCCCTACGACATCGTGTTCGAGATGGATGAGATCAACGACGACTTCGCCGACACCGACGTCGTGCTGGTCATCGGTGCCAACGACACCGTCAACCCGGCCGCGGCCGAGGACCCCGGCAGCCCCCTGGCCGGCATGCCCGTCCTCGAGGTCTGGCACGCGACCGACGTCATCGTCTTCAAGCGGTCGATGGCTTCCGGCTATGCCGGCGTGCAGAACCCGCTGTTCTTCCGCGACAACACCGCGATGCTCTTCGGCGACGCCCGCGACCGCATC
The nucleotide sequence above comes from Nocardioides massiliensis. Encoded proteins:
- a CDS encoding SDR family oxidoreductase translates to MTTPVLLVIGAGPGVSGSLARLYAEEGYDVGLVGVDTEVLAELTAQLGESGVRVEAATVDITDTEAARNAIGLLASAFGRIDVLHFNPSAFREKDPLELSVAELLEDVALGVGGLLTAVQAARPFMPEGARVTATGSMAADKPWNRAASLGVQKAGLRNLVRSLDTTLEPHGIRATTVTVRGALSAEGPFSPDRVAEALRAAARQDVASWEVEVAYDG
- a CDS encoding Re/Si-specific NAD(P)(+) transhydrogenase subunit alpha; protein product: MLIGIVTERLPGETRVAATPTTVGQLIKLGHAVVLERGAGVAASFGDGDYEAAGASVGGLEEVAQADAVVAINPLGADVLGLLRPGTTVVSLMSPHTRTDEIADLVERKLTGLAMDAVPRISRAQSMDVLSSMANVAGYRAVVEAAHAFGRFLAGQVTAAGKVPPAKVLVVGAGVAGLAAIGAAGSLGAVVRATDPRPEVADQVASLGGEYLPVRPEAETSATGYAREMDEDYKQLEAQLYADQCRDVDIVITTALIPGRPAPRIITAEMVASMRPGSVVVDMAAASGGNVEGTVPGEAVVTENGVTLIGYTDLPARLPAQSSQLYGTNVVNLFKLLTPAKDGEVVFDLDDVVVRSITVAHGGELLWPPPPVAVSAQPTPAAAAPAKKVEEPKPASPRRRLAALGAAVAVFAIITALAPPVMQGNLTVFFLAIVVGYYVIGNVHHALHTPLMSVTNAISGIVVVGAFLQVGVLDGGTGIAATVLATTAIVLASINIFGGFGITHRMLSMFIRS
- a CDS encoding macro domain-containing protein, coding for MSGHVVTVVEGDITTQQVDAIVNAANRGMRGGGGVDGAIHRAGGPAVLEDCIRRFPNGLATGAAGWTTAGDMPASWVVHVVGPNYAAGERDRSLLTSCYREAVRIGRELGARTMAFPLVSAGVYGWPKDDAVAAALEVLTVAEGFDELRIVAFGSEMAGRIRAQLG
- a CDS encoding SatD family protein, giving the protein MYAVIGDLVASRSTPQRAAVHRHVREVLEATNEALAPVQPLEQTVGDELQGGFASIGEATQATLLVRLGCLPVIDVRCGVGVGETTVFDDTRRPLLQDGPAWWAARAALDVLAQPRRSGQRTWYVDPDEPGDAGRINAYLLCRDQLVDRLGERAQRMLLAALQGRTQREIAEAEGISPSAVSQQFARGVSAVREAQELLTEG
- a CDS encoding NAD(P)(+) transhydrogenase (Re/Si-specific) subunit beta; protein product: MDLVSVAQAAYIVAGVLFIGAITGLSKHESARTGNVLGMAGMGVALVATLALVVDQGAGVRWLALIVGATALGALIGLWRARTIEMTGMPGLIALLNSFVGLGSVLIAWNGYLGVEADPDGPQARLLEAQGMLTIHGIEVMAGVFIGGVTFTGSIVAYLKLSGHMKSSPLMLPGRHAFNLLALAATVAAVVWFAIDAHIGLLIFVTVLALVLGWHAVASIGGGDMPVAVAVLNSYSGLAAAASGFLLQNDLLIITGALVGSSGAYLSYLMCKAMNRSLLAVIAGGFGIETETSAEDVTGEHREITVDGALELLENARSVIITPGYGMAVAQAQHGVANLVAALRARGVEVRFGIHPVAGRLPGHMNVLLAEARIPYDIVFEMDEINDDFADTDVVLVIGANDTVNPAAAEDPGSPLAGMPVLEVWHATDVIVFKRSMASGYAGVQNPLFFRDNTAMLFGDARDRIEELAASIGVPA
- a CDS encoding helix-turn-helix domain-containing protein, translating into MSHPFVDVAAVSARPQLRCNGSCWTGKREAYGVQHDWQQALDQVAPRLRHLRQRRGLTLAQVAEQTQISVSTLSRLESGTRKPTLELLLPLAQAYRVPLDHLVDAPASGDPRIHPRPVQRADMVYIPLSRRGSDVQAYKLLLPAHGVAGEQRLRTHEGTEWLYVLEGSARLQVGESVTVLGPGEAAEFDCHVPHGVRSDDDQPVEILALFSPQGARLHIGPE
- a CDS encoding N-acyl-D-amino-acid deacylase family protein, with amino-acid sequence MSAYDLVVRGGTVVDGTGEARRTADVAIKDGIVVEVGQVSGRGRREIDADGALVTPGFVDVHTHYDGQATWDSYLQPSSWHGATTVVMGNCGVGFAPVVPADRERLVELMEGVEDIPGVALTEGLPWTWQSFPEYLDALETRPHDLDFAAQVPHAALRVRAMGERAAAHTLADDEEIAMMAKLAAEAVEAGAVGFSTSRTLNHKSISGELTPSYAAGRDELVEISRAIGATGKGVLQLVTDFDDESYGTDYDLIRAMVEASGRPMSFSLSQSRRRPDRFRETLRFLEEVNAEGHRVRAQVSARGIGLLMGLDCTLNPLSANPAYERIAHLPVAEQVRALQDPEMRREVLALGVKADPNRIGGSVLDRFDQMFELTDPPNYEPDPADTLEARAQRAGVPVEELVYDLLIADEGRGMFYLPFTNYVDGSLDGGRDMLAHDFTIPGLSDGGAHVGTICDASFSTTLLQHWVRDRERGRLPLEFVVQRQARATAEAVGFLDRGLLAPGYKADLNVIDLDALHLHKPEVHHDLPAGGRRLLQRADGYRHTVVSGVETYVDGQATGELPGRLVRGPQAAPPA